TTGAGTTTTGATTGCAACCAAACAATATGAAGTGCGGGGGGTCCGAGATTGGAAACCTACGATTCGCCGGACTCGGCGCGCTCCTCCGCACGCTCCAAGTCAGCCTCTACCATGGCCAGCTTACGGGCCACCTGGACATCAAAACCCAAAAGTCAGccatcaatataaaaaaaaaaaactcaagtcGCAATACGCAGTCGCTGAGACCGAAATTAGCCAGGacataatcaattaatcatactTAAAAACCACTCCAAAAAAGgcattatcagttatcaccTACTGCTGCTATTTATGAATTATCTTAACACCTATGTTTAATTTTATCACTGCTATTTGTAACAAAATTGTTTACAATAATTTATAGCTACATCAAAATTAAGTTGCTAACAATACTTTTTCCTCAAATGTAAattcaacataaaaaaaatatgtctacaCGTTACGCGTTGGCAACATTTTTGGTCTTGAATTACAGCTGCCGAGTAAAGTAATTACAGGTATCTTATCACGTTCGGTCTTGAGCGCCAGCGTATATGGAAGTAAAGCTTATGTAACGACATGCGACCGAGGCCTGTCGCGCCTTTTACGGAGAAAGCCAAGATCAGGCTACACGACACGACTCCTTGTACGGGACAGTGTCAGAGAAATTAGGACGGACCATCTGGCCACTCCATCTGTTTCCAATTATTGATATCTGTTTGTAAATCCAATATCTAATCACGTGAAAACGTGATATAAAAGACAGCGTCATGCTACAGAACACGTCAAATAGGGGATGCAACATCGTTGCTTGTTACGAGGTCGTTaaatgttagtgtcaaacaaaaCTAAACTTGGATTAGTCTGAGTTACGGTTTGAGACATCAATGGGGGGGATTTTCGAAGGGGAAATCTCCACACGTAGTAAAGCGCAACCCAAACGACATCGAATAAAGACCTCATCGTATTTCTTGTCGGCTTCCTCAGCGAGGAACCTGGCTTCCTTCAGCTGGTTCTCCAGGGCGTCCATACGCTCCTCATCAGTCAGGGACTTGTTCTCGAGGACCTTGCGGGCGCTACATCCAAAACAACATCAGTAACCAGAAAAATGCTACCAAAATCGTCTTTTTCTTCTGAGATTTGTATGTAAATGGATGAACCTAACGATTTCCAAGGGTGACCCAAGAGTTAGACATGCAACGGAAGGAACACACAAAGCGACGCGTTGACTGGATACAGCTGTGGAAGGAAATACTTTGCGACGAGCATTAACTTACATAATCGTAACCGCAAACAGTAGCCATGACAGTTCTATTTCGAAACACATTGTAACCATAGTCTTTTGGTTTTTTAGAATTGCGGTAAATGTAAAAGTTAATGCCCGTTACAAATTCTTAACACATAATGATCAGAATCAGTATTCTACGGAACGGTAAGACACAGTACTgcaaaatacacatttttattttgcaACACTAAGGTTGACATTtacaaacttaaaattccagTTTTGCATTTACACCATATTAGTCTATTCATTGGTGAATGCAAAACATGGACATAAGATAagtatctaaatgtcaaatatgacGCTATAAGGCTATGcgaatttttatacatttttaaccCTTGACGCGCATGGAAATTTAAGATTACGTAAATTCCAAAAAAGTTTGCGCAGGCGTGTTGTTTAaaataggcgtggcgttcaaagggttaaattcGTATAGCCTTATTTATAACACAATACGAGAATGTAATGTACACTGAATACTTGAGTCACGACACTGGTGACATAGCATCATTTATTAGTAAATACGGCAGTTACATCATGATATTCCTTATCTGCGTTTGCGATCATTGACAGATGTCTGCGAATGATGGTCACAGGTGTCACAACAGTCATCAAAACCAAGTATAGTGATTAATAGTATTGAGTTTAACATTAAATTCTTTACAAGAGCTCATAAATACATTTGAATGTCATGTCAAATAAATGAACGGAAAATAACGGCACTCCGACCAGTCAGACTAGTGTTTTTTCTAAAGATCTACTATTAGAGAACTGTATTTTTGAGCTCAGTTATACCTTAGTCCAAGAATGACAAAAATATGGACAGGCAGTAACTCTGAATATATGCATAATTTTTCTAAAAGTACCAGACAATTGCATTTCATAAAAAGGTAGGCTGATTAGCCGCCTAAACTTTGAAAAATACTGTCCTAACGTTACTGATTGTCTCTGGTTCAATAATGACGATGATAAGCGTTCACCTCTTCGTATTTTTTGTCCGACTCCTCGGCGATGAGCTTCGCCTGCGCCAGCTGCGCTTCCAAGATGGCGACGCGGTCATCCTCCATGTTGGTTCGGTTCTCCAGCGCCTTGCGTATTCTGGTTAGTGCGGGGCCAAACACATGCGTGTTACAaacatcgatatcgataaagtGGCTTTTAACACTATTTTTCATTTGGTCTAGAAATATGGTGGTTATGGGCGAAATAAAAACGAAAGCACTCATGCACACAAAAACTCAAGGGCTAATCCATTTACAGTTGAATGGAAGCCATACAATAAGGTTTTATATGAAATCACTGTCTGGGGCGGTATTTATGTTTTGTAGGCATTAAAACCTTGTTGTATGGCTGCTCTTTAAAACGGTTTTGGAACAGGTGGCATTTCTTTGAGATAAGGTTTTCTGGCGCCAACATACTGTTTAGTCACTGTCACGATCTTGGAACTCACACTGTGTCAATGTTGATTTAAAGCTGTTTTCGGATTGACACAACCAGTGACTAAACAAAATGCTTTTGCCTCTCTGCtacatcatattattattatctagtaattttataataaagaaTAAACGATTCTAATAATTGGCGAAGGATTCACTCTTAATCTTGATGTGATAATGATAGTAGGTAAAAATCCTCTTAAGTAATCAGGGGGCAAATAGGGTATGTTGTTTTCCTGCAATTAAGCCATTTTCTTGCAAAAGGCACCAAGTAGTCGGTTGTAATAAAGttttaatggggttggcaactgtcaacaGTTTTTATAGATGACGGcagcataggttttacctgCCTCTAGTTTTGTTTTATGGGATTTAGCTTAAAGGGTAGCCCTTTAGCATTCAGGTTATAAAACAAAAAGCAAGATTTTAACAGCATTCATAAAACCtttgctggcgccatctgtaaaatacttcggcCAGCcacagaaaatatttatgacaacCGCCAAAACGTATCCTTCTGCCAGGAAATGGAACCTACTTGTCAGAAAGAGACAGGTATGTTCAGTGTACGTCAGTTTTGTTGTTGGACTCACCGTTCGGACTCATCGGCGGCCTGGCTGGCCTCCGCGAGCTTGGCGGTGGCGGTGGCGAGACGCTCCTCGGACCTCTCGAGGTCCTCCTCCAGCAGTTGGATGCGTCGGTTGAGAGCGGCGACCTCGGACTCAGCCTGGAAAGGAGGTCAATGGCTTAGTAACATTAAAATGTGTAGCCCTTTACAATGAGCTGATGGGTCAAATATCTTTTTTAGTATGAGTTAAAGTTTATGCGACTTTTTTGTggacattataaaataaacggactttaatgcctaattttaatactttatccttagCCACGTTAAAACCTTCTACTTCCTTTAAGTTGTATAGTAAAGTTTtagaaaaaagtatttaaatcgtTAACTTTCATAATGTCCACAAAAAAGACGCCGATTTTCCCAAACGTTTTTCACCCTGATGCTTAAGGCTGCATTGAATTTGAAAATCCAATTTTTAAACTTATCATAACTTGTTTCTCATATAACACGGGTTTGGATATATGGCGCATTTATACTAGGAACCTATAGTACGATACATTCATGTATTGTATTACCACAGGGCTTTCTCTTAAAGCTCGCTATGGAAATGTAAGTTTAAGTACCTGTTAACCTACATACGGAAACTCCCAACTCCATAAATCAAAACTTTAGACATTCGATTACTAACCTACCTTAAAAGGCTTAACGACGTTAAAGGGACCTATGTTGAAACAGTAACCGAATACTATTGGCATTTATCgcgacaataaataatattattaacgaGTTGACATTTACATCAATCATTAAGTTACAAAATATCCATTGCGCTTATTATCCCAAATAAGGTAAAACTACCAGCaatcgtataattataatcttcCACACGTATATGATACCTACATATCCAGGCAAATCAGCATGTGTAGAATATTCATCTGAATATATCCTTCACAGAAAACGTAGGCATGttgcataataattattaattgctccaatttcatacaaattatcaACGCTAGTGAGGCGTGTAGTATCGATAACCATAAACAATCGCGCGTGATGTATtacgataaaaatatttaaatttaacaggAGAGAACAAAAAGATTCTAGAAATTGTTGCATACAAGATGAACCTGACGATTTTAGCGATTAGCGGTAAAGCAATTTCTTGCAAAAACGAAGATAGATTATTTCCCACTAGAAGACTTTTTCTCTTTGTAAGAAAGTTTACGATTAGCCACTTATTGCGTAGTCAAAACTAACTACACATTTTTCAGCCTTATTACAATAcggtaaggtgcaaaagtgtaccCATGTTTTTGTCGTGGAAGCTTGCGCGTGTCCGCAACTCCGCATTGCCAAAGTCGCATTGTTAAACGTCTACACAATACACGTGTTTCGAATTCACGGCACGACAGTGGCATACTGATCGCTATACTACCAACTGCCGAATTAGGACTGATTTATTCCAACCGGCGACTGTTTATACAAAATTCCTTTAAGGATTTTTCCACAAAAAGTTTTCGCTGTTCTTTTATCAGAACCGCGGACACATTATGGAAGAGGAATTTTTGGTCAATGTGTCAAATGGTCTTATTAAACTTAGTGCAAATAACAATTGGTCAATGTCAACATAAATAAATCCTATAATTTCACATTTTGTTTAACATTAAATCAGAACTAGCAGTAATGCTGTCAATGCTGATCAGCTAGGACTGTTGTTGACGTTAGTTATGTGACAAGTGTCGCGCCGATATATTCATGACATCACGCGTCCTTGCCCGCGAGGAAGCGCTAACGAGTCCCAGTTTCTCCTCCTTTTATCCTGTGTCGTCCTTTTATCCGTGCGTGGCCTCTATTTATAGACCACAGACAATCATCTGTTTTAACTTTCTTTCAACCAATTAACCGAGGCAGTACTTAGAACGATCTGATAAAACCTGATCGCAGTCCGATTGGAGTAAAAAAGTTACACGTAAGCTCACATAAGTGTTTATTACCTCGTGACGCTGGACTGTCTCGTCACCTTGAACTCGAACATGGCTTTAATTGATGTTTTTAATGCTATTTTATACACATTAGTCAAATAGCCTGAGGTGGGGTGGGGTCTATGAACTAAACGACGAAGCGGTTTGAATGAACCTGCTCCCTTCGGCAATTAGTTCCGGATGAGTCTTTTTGATAAATTTTAACATTGTTTAATTTGGTGGTATTGGGAAACGTAGGGCTAGCGGCTATTGATATAAGGACAATGGCAAGCCCAATGGATTGTAATACAATAGGCGGCGTACGGTCACGAAGGGTTTGTAACGTGCGCTACAATTGTGAaatttaatataggtagtaACCAAAGCTTTACGATAAAACTTTCAAGTTCAACTTGTCAGGCTAACCCTGACTTGAAATAATGGGTTTCTCAAGctagtattttattatacacTAGAGACAGATCAAAGTCGGTTCAGGAGCTTGTAAGCCCAGACACACAAGAGTTATTTTGCATTTCTTACGAGGAATTTAATAAGTGTGGATGTTTTATTTCTGCATAAAAGCCGTATGTCCCGTTTAATAGTGGAAGTAATGAATCTTAATAGTGGAAGTACATAATGAATCTTAATACTGCTTTTCCTTCGTCGGTCATGACATCGACGGCAGTTTAAAGTGTACTAACAAAACTAAACGGTTCAATGTTAGTTTTTACGCCCACGGTAAACTCGGTGGTCATTACACATCTCTTAATTTGGGTTTGACTCATCCAACCTACCAAATTCATTTCACCTAAGAGACTAATGTACCTTTATTGCCCAACTGTAATTGTATTATCGTTATCGCAAGTCTGATTATACGTAAGCTGATAAGGCATGTACATTCTAAGGAAGTTGAAAATATGAAGAATAAGTATTTTGAAATTGGAATTTAAAGGAGATAATTAAGCCGTCCATAGGTGTTGGCCGGTAGGGCATCGCCGTACAGGGTTACGTCATACGGCGATAACGGCGAAGAGGTCGGACACGCCTTCCCGGCGCCAGCGGCCCTCCGAGGACGTCCGAACAACAGGAATGCATAAAGGGTGCCGGCTCGCGGACCCGTCGCCTCGCTCTACATGTGCCTCAAAAGACCGGTACCTACACGACCTCCAACGCAACCAAACCTGTTACGTGTaacataaaaagttaaaaaccgcACGAACCATTCAACAGGCAATTATGTAAGGTTATCACGGACTAAGGATAGATCTCGACATACAATTGGGATTGTCGATAACATGTTTCTATTTTCAGGACATCACTAAATTTTAGGAACACGAAAAATATTCTCCGCCATCTCTTTTTCGCGAGATGAATCGGAAAGGGACGGAAGTATGCGTACGTCGCCTGCACACCTAGGTATGGCCGGACATTACTCACTATAGGTAGATAGTAACCGAACGTGATAACTTCCATATTTCCTTGTGATAATCGTGTCACAAATATTTACACATTGAAACTAGAATTACACAGAACACTTTATACAGTAACAATACACAATTCTTACTTCTTCTCTCCGCATTATTTCCACTTGTAATCGTTTGTGATATTCCTCGCACTCATCCTTGTATTTCTCCATTTCCTCTTTAGTCTGGCGCATTTTCTTCTTCAAAACATCCAGAATCGTTCCTTGCTGCATGTTTGTCGTCATTTTTATGCACTTTTCTGTTTAGATTACAAGCCTAAAAGCTAAAAACTAAGGACACCTCCGCTCGAGTCGCGAAAATGCCAACTGACTGGCTCGGTATCGCAGAGATGGGCGCAGCACGAATGAACACAGCCGGCGAGTAAGATGGCGGACACCAACCTCGGCGCACAACTTTATCGCAATACAAATGACGTGCACTTTCGTGCATTCGACGATAATTAATAATCGGAACCCACGGCGATAACAATTAACACGAATCAAATTAGTAAATGAGACAACCACGCATTATTTCGAATAAAATGACTTTGACAGAACGCAGACACGGCAAACGTCACGTCACTAAGCGATCGACCGTGCGACTAGCAGCACCACCTGTTACACATCACAGGAACTACATCCTGTAGGGTCAAAAGTGGGGTTTTTAAAGAATCCAAAACCATGGGATGGGTGAAACGGTCCAATGACCACACAACAAAGTGACCGGAAGTAGACGATAGTTACATAGTAAAAGGGCATCACTAGTAGTACATCAAATTTTTAACGTGGGAAAAAATTACCACGGTGGTAATTTAGAAATGAGTGTACGTAATTATGATGGatagataattattttaattacatatgaGCAAAAATAACTGTTATGATTCAAGCCACATAAATGCTCTTATCAACAAATATTTTCTTATGTTATGACTTTATGACCATAGTTAAATTGAGACCCGTCACGCCATCTAGGGCTCTTCATCGGAATCTTCAAAGATATGCGGTCGACCTCAGCGCCCTCAACGGCAGCCGGCAGTAACCGGtattaagtcgggtgaccgggtaAGTAGCGGCAAACGCGGAGATGCCCGAATTTTGTAAAGAGGTGACGTCATTTGGAAAGCATTTAGCTGTTTGAAAATTACGCTAAGTAATGCTCGGACAAAGGATTTTTTTAGTACATTTTTTGTACTGAGTCTTGAGTCTCTTTGACTGCTTCTAACAAGTTTTAAACAAATGACTGTTTACGCAACCTAGGTAGCattgtattgtacctaattAACAAAGTTTGAAGACATCTAAACGACCTACTCATGACCAGTTGCCGCTCTGCACTTTTGTACAGGAAGTGTTCAATTGTGTCATTTGACCTTAACCAAATTTTTTGTTGCACTTTATACCTTAACTTCTGAATTAGATCTATCATTAGTTCCAATAAAATACACATTTCTGAGTTTTTTTACCTGAATAAGATTTCTATCTGAATtgtttcttttattataatggAGTACCTAcagcattatttatttatttgtacttTTAAGTACAAACGGCATTCTCTGCCAGTCAATCATAAAcagatacataatatatattatgttaatgcGGGAAAAACACATTAAAGACATTAAACATAGAAAGTTTCAAATATAAACCTACTTCAATTAGGTAAGGTCAATGAGGGCTTAGGGCTATTATGTCCACAAGCGTATATTACTttaattttcaatcgtaggaaaaaaacatGCTTTTTtcattgctgaaactaaaagcaattgcTGCTTTGTCATTGTacataattatcaattttgtttgttcttcgagaaaaacgcaagtagacggaatagcccctatgacggaattagcaaCATTGaccttttaattaaattatattgcgAATCATCGCCATTTGTGTATAGCCGTAAAAACATACTAATGAGATATGATCATGTAGCCATATGTTTATCTGTATTAATGTAAGGCTAGCATTGCCTTACATGGACTTGGTTTGATGCTGAATGCAATGACAGCTGGTGGCTGACTCATAGagttatttatatatactatattatttataagaaaTATAAGGTCAGGTCATGCTTATCTATCTTTGTCCCAGCGTTTCAACttatacaagtacaaattacatCGAGTTTTGATctcatatagaaaaaaaaaacaaattaaaaagtgCAATAGTTAGCTAGATGGGCTTACAAGAGTTACAAGGCTATAAAAATCATGAATGATAGTTTTCAGCATTCCATTTTTTACTGGAAATTTGGCTTAACTTTGATTATAGAAATAGGTCTACAAAAATTATAGAAATAGGGCTAGGACTTTTCAAATTCGCATAATATGTGTATAGTTTAGCCTGACTTTcatcaagtaggtaggtatatgataGAAAAACTAAACACCCTAGTTAGTTGGTTTTCTTGGTCATATACTAAAAAAaagattatattaataaatcactgtaacatactaattttgaaaagattgtgcttgccacttgcaccatcccacttaaCCAGTTAAACCAACCGTTAAcccaaattgtactggtaaccatggtaactccaggtttttaCTGGTTACCCCGAATTAGTGAATGGTGAAGTGGTCCTTAGAAAAAGAAGGATTGAATTCTAGCATGAAATACtggtaaaaaaaaacaggtttttttttaaattaaataaaaatgaatttttaCAACAAGTCAATCTaagtaaatcaatttttaacatgcagattacgtctgcgagcgatattccaaagtAATTCCAATCTAAGTAAGTTGAAAAGCTAAGTATGTAATGAAAATGTAACTGTTGTGTAAGTTAGCTTCCTCAACCAGCGGGTACAGAAGTGGCATTTACAACTGTTCACTGAGTATGTAATGTTGAATAATTTAGAAAGTTCCCGGCCCACACACAACAATGCTGCTTCATGTTACTAAACTGAAATGTGATCATTATTAAAAATAGATATAAAGAAAGTAGAATTTGCTAATTAATTAGTGAACCCCGTGGCATACGATTTGAATAATGAAGAATTTCAATACAAAGATGAACTtgtttttgactgaagttacgacgttttatttgtatttattgtatattatctaagtagcaCAGTCAGCACAGAGAGATCTTATCAGCTTGGCTCTTGTCAGAATCTAAATACCGGCActtgataaaataaatgaaaatatgtaCAACGCATAGTTCAATAATTCGCAACTGTTAAACCAGAGGTTTAAATCAAGTTGAATTAATAAATGACAGCATAAAACTCCGATCgtcgattatttaatttaattttataaagtgTAATCAAGCGTCAGGCCACTGGGGCACTGGCCACGTGGTCGCGACGACCGCAGCGACATCTGGCGAATATCAATGCAGTACTAAGCGTAAACATGTCAAACGAAATGTCAGGCTCAGCTGATCGGACGCGAGTGCGAGTGATGCTCGCCGCCCTGTTCAGCGTCAACATTCCGCCTCGACCCGTGTAAAAATAGTTCTGGCGCAGTTGGCCGCCCAACTCGCGAGCGGAGCCCACCGATAACTCAAATAATATAGGACATTACCCTTTTCAAAGCGGTGTTCTTGATATTCTGCAATTCATTCTTGATGATCGAAAACTTCATCATCGTGTCCGATGAAAATATTGAGCTGCCGAAGGCCAGGCCCGGGTAGTCGGCGCAGCGCCGCCGCCTCCGGCTCTCTCGCTCCGCCAACACCTCCGTGCACACGCTGGTGCACCGCAGCCGGGCCAGCTCCGCCGTCTCCGGATCATCGTCGGACGCATCCGGGAGCGCGGGCACCTCCGCACCGTCTCCCGCCGACCTCTCTTCTTTATTAGATAAATCATCGTCCGAACTGTCGCGCAATTCTACGCTCGCTATTATTTTATCAAATTCATCTTCATCGTCAATATTCGAAAATTCCTCTACTACGTTCCTATTCGAAAGTGTATCGTCACCGTTCGTCCTTGTCACTTGTTGAGATTCACTAACACTATTGACACAAGGCACAACATCATCTGTTTGAGTCTGTAAGGTCACTTGTTTGGACGGATCAGTGGGGGCGGACGCCCGATCACCCCGGAGCCGCGGGTGGTGCTGGTGGCCCCGGCGCCGCGCGGGGGTGCGCCCGTGGGCGTGGGGCGCGGACGCGGACATCTCTGCTCGGGCTCGAGGCGCGCTCCGGCCGCGATGGCTCAGGCGGCCGCCATGTTGACTGGCGACTGCATCGTCGAGCCGCGCGCGGCGCTGCCGTCGCCACTCTGCCGCCATCTTTTGTTTAACTTTCCGATCTGCTTTACCGACCGAGCGGAAACTTTTTGTTTACACTATGGCGCGCGAGTTCTAAAAACTTCTTTTGTTGATACTACagaaattattattaaagatCGTTTCAAGTAGTTTTATCGAAATACATTTTGGCAGATTGATGTTAAAAGAGGAGGTGTAATGAGACTAAAGAATTCAATCACTCTATCAAAGCGATCGATTGAGTCGTTAGAAATCTCACTCATCCCCAAGGCACGTCGATGTGAGCGCGTCTATTTTTACCGAAACACCAGGCATCGGGGCCATATTAGGTGTCAGACGCTGAAAATAGCCCCGCGAGCGTATCTAGCCCCCCTGGAGCGCGTATTAAACTACGTTATGCACCGACCGGCATCTTATAACTAGGCTACTAAACTAGAAAGGGTAGCTGGCAATTGGCTGGCAAACAATTTTGCTTCTGTCATCCAGCGTCATTTCATTGTCATCGAACGAAATAGATTCGAACGTTTATCACTTTAAAATTAGAATCTACGTTCGTTTAAAAGCCACGTGATTCTGATTAAtgataaaaacattaaataaaacaacgtACTACCCGCATGATTTAAccctaggtacctataaaataatggTACAAGAAATTAATTAAGAGTTCCGACTTTAAATATTcctaaatacaattttattttttattgtttccaTTCTTCCACGTAATATTTTCTCAACTTaatatgattattattttacaatgtaAACTAAACTCGAAGTAGGTTACCAGGTAGTACCTATACTTATCGATAATAACCAGCTGAACTAACACACATGCAATGCAACGTAAAATATACTATTATGAATGAATCAAGTTATTAATATCTATTAACACCTATTCCTCTAGTAGCCGCCCAGAAACCTATAAAAAGGtgtcctgttccattctaatttgaatcttatttTTGACAAGTCAAAGTTGAATTTTCATTGGCAAGCTTTTACGTCTGGGTGGCTAGAGgttataggtattaaaataagtttgtaCTTTGTAACCGCGTTTTTGAAAACGACTAGGTACCAATTTCGGTTAAACGTAGGTAGTTAAATTCTGAATAATAACCCATAAAATTAACCCTTGAGAATTCATTCACCACCGAAAAAATCATTTACTTAGGTACGTAGGTACTAACTATTGTTTGTAAAAAGCGCACGTGTACTTACGGGATTTCGCGCAGACTGATTTGGCCACGTTGACATTATAACTTTTCCAATCCTCCGAATTCTTGGTATCTATGGTTAAACCCGAGCTGCGGCCTGCACTCTGCGccgcgccggtccgtcaccgttaacgcaagctcctgatgatgctcctcggtacggagtgaaacatgtcgagagcatttctcaaaaagtttgtacatttcgatcacatcttagatttctataaaaattggtaagtacatgaagctgaacaatttccaccatatttcccaaaatgggACCCCAGACCTCCCaaactttctgggacattttgggaaatatggtggaaattgttcagcttcatgtagtactttaccagcataccaatttttatagaaatctaagatgtgatcgaaatgtacaaactttttaagaaatgccctcgagcgttttcgacttaaaatacgtgagtgacccgtttttaatatattcaatatgtctgtgtctcacgaaagttttgtTCTTAAAATCTATGGTTAAAGTCTGTCAGGTCAGTTCATATTGTACACAATGTACTCACGTTCTGCAGAGCCTTCTCCTTCTCTTCGAGCTTGCCGTTGACCTGCATGAGGGACTCCTGGGTCTGGTCCAGGTCGTTCTCAATGGCCTGGATCTTCTTCTGGAGCTGGCGAGCCTCCTCCTCGGCCTGTGGGGAGAGTTTTATTAGTGGGTACATTTTAAACGacatccggttcgaaggaccatttCTTTAGA
The window above is part of the Cydia amplana chromosome 18, ilCydAmpl1.1, whole genome shotgun sequence genome. Proteins encoded here:
- the LOC134656487 gene encoding tropomyosin isoform X1; its protein translation is MAAEWRRQRRARLDDAVASQHGGRLSHRGRSAPRARAEMSASAPHAHGRTPARRRGHQHHPRLRGDRASAPTDPSKQVTLQTQTDDVVPCVNSVSESQQVTRTNGDDTLSNRNVVEEFSNIDDEDEFDKIIASVELRDSSDDDLSNKEERSAGDGAEVPALPDASDDDPETAELARLRCTSVCTEVLAERESRRRRRCADYPGLAFGSSIFSSDTMMKFSIIKNELQNIKNTALKRAESEVAALNRRIQLLEEDLERSEERLATATAKLAEASQAADESERARKVLENKSLTDEERMDALENQLKEARFLAEEADKKYDEVARKLAMVEADLERAEERAESGESKIVELEEELRVVGNNLKSLEVSEEKAMASREHVEDKIHGLSAKLSQAEARAEFAERSVQKLQKEVDRLEDELVAEKEKYKDIGDDLDTAFVELILKE
- the LOC134656487 gene encoding tropomyosin-2 isoform X16 — its product is MDAIKKKMQAMKLEKDNALDRALMCEQQAKDANLRAEKAEEEARQLQKKIQAIENDLDQTQESLMQVNGKLEEKEKALQNAESEVAALNRRIQLLEEDLERSEERLATATAKLAEASQAADESERIRKALENRTNMEDDRVAILEAQLAQAKLIAEESDKKYEEVARKLAMVEADLERAEERAESGESKIVELEEELRVVGNNLKSLEVSEEKATQREETFEGQVKLLDAQLREAEARAEFAERSVQKLQKEVDRLEDDLVAEREKSKLLQEEMEATLHDIQNM
- the LOC134656487 gene encoding tropomyosin-1, isoforms 9A/A/B isoform X21, encoding MTTNMQQGTILDVLKKKMRQTKEEMEKYKDECEEYHKRLQVEIMRREEAESEVAALNRRIQLLEEDLERSEERLATATAKLAEASQAADESERIRKALENRTNMEDDRVAILEAQLAQAKLIAEESDKKYEEVARKLVMMEQDLERAEERADQSDSKIVELEEELRVVGNNLKSLEVSEEKANQREEEYKNQIKTLTTRLKEAEARAEFAERSVQKLQKEVDRLEDEVLEERSKYKAIAEEVDQTFADLSGY
- the LOC134656487 gene encoding uncharacterized protein LOC134656487 isoform X11; the encoded protein is MAAEWRRQRRARLDDAVASQHGGRLSHRGRSAPRARAEMSASAPHAHGRTPARRRGHQHHPRLRGDRASAPTDPSKQVTLQTQTDDVVPCVNSVSESQQVTRTNGDDTLSNRNVVEEFSNIDDEDEFDKIIASVELRDSSDDDLSNKEERSAGDGAEVPALPDASDDDPETAELARLRCTSVCTEVLAERESRRRRRCADYPGLAFGSSIFSSDTMMKFSIIKNELQNIKNTALKRAESEVAALNRRIQLLEEDLERSEERLATATAKLAEASQAADESERIRKALENRTNMEDDRVAILEAQLAQAKLIAEESDKKYEEICTALHQNYWPYACRTYTSAHIT
- the LOC134656487 gene encoding tropomyosin-1, isoforms 9A/A/B isoform X22, with the translated sequence MTTNMQQGTILDVLKKKMRQTKEEMEKYKDECEEYHKRLQVEIMRREEAESEVAALNRRIQLLEEDLERSEERLATATAKLAEASQAADESERIRKALENRTNMEDDRVAILEAQLAQAKLIAEESDKKYEEVARKLVMMEQDLERAEERADQSDSKIVELEEELRVVGNNLKSLEVSEEKAMASREHVEDKIHGLSAKLSQAEARAEFAERSVQKLQKEVDRLEDDLVAEREKSKLLQEEMEATLHDIQNM
- the LOC134656487 gene encoding tropomyosin-1, isoforms 9A/A/B isoform X23, whose protein sequence is MTTNMQQGTILDVLKKKMRQTKEEMEKYKDECEEYHKRLQVEIMRREEAESEVAALNRRIQLLEEDLERSEERLATATAKLAEASQAADESERIRKALENRTNMEDDRVAILEAQLAQAKLIAEESDKKYEEVARKLVMMEQDLERAEERADQSDSKIVELEEELRVVGNNLKSLEVSEEKATQREETFEGQVKLLDAQLREAEARAEFAERSVQKLQKEVDRLEDDLVAEREKSKLLQEEMEATLHDIQNM